In Helianthus annuus cultivar XRQ/B chromosome 9, HanXRQr2.0-SUNRISE, whole genome shotgun sequence, the following are encoded in one genomic region:
- the LOC110879584 gene encoding protein WALLS ARE THIN 1 has translation MAEVGGGNGGATTAQRIMGWFPERVQLHLAMLALQFGYAGFHVVSRAALNMGISKIVFPVYRNILAFILLLPFAYFLEKKERPPITLNYLIQFFLLAVVGITANQGFYLLGLDNTSPTFASAIQNSVPAITFLMAAILRIEKVRLDRKDGLSKVFGTLFCIAGASVITLYKGPTIYSPSPSLNKVREMSPLLSSLGDANGKSWTLGCVYLIGHCLSWSGWLVLQAPVLKKYPARLSFTSYQCFFGILQFIVLAAFMERDLNSWLIHTGSELFSVFYAGVVASGIAFAVQIWCIQKGGPVFVALYQPVQTLVVALMASVALGEEFYLGGIIGAIFIIIGLYMVLWGKNEERKYLLQKNPPLLQSPTDNDVPRSSIVQPLLSQSNGNV, from the exons ATGGCGGAAGTTGGCGGTGGTAATGGTGGCGCCACCACCGCTCAAAGAATAATGGGGTGGTTTCCGGAGAGGGTACAGTTGCACCTAGCTATGTTAGCGTTACAGTTCGGATATGCCGGTTTTCATGTGGTATCTAGAGCTGCCCTTAATATGGGCATCTCTAAGATCGTGTTTCCGGTCTATCGCAACATTCTCGCCTTCATTCTCCTCCTTCCATTTGCTTATTTTCTTGAAAA GAAGGAGCGCCCACCGATTACTCTCAATTATCTGATCCAGTTCTTCCTCCTTGCAGTCGTCGG GATTACTGCAAACCAAGGCTTCTACTTATTGGGTTTAGACAACACTTCACCGACGTTCGCCTCCGCCATTCAAAACTCCGTTCCGGCCATAACATTCCTCATGGCAGCCATTCTCCG GATAGAGAAAGTGAGACTAGACAGAAAAGACGGTCTATCCAAAGTCTTCGGGACCCTATTCTGCATCGCCGGAGCATCAGTGATCACTCTATACAAGGGACCTACAATATACAGTCCGTCTCCTTCGCTAAACAAGGTGCGGGAGATGTCGCCGCTGCTTAGTTCTCTTGGAGATGCCAACGGGAAGAGCTGGACATTAGGGTGCGTGTATTTGATCGGCCATTGCTTGTCGTGGTCTGGGTGGTTGGTGTTGCAGGCACCCGTCTTGAAGAAGTATCCGGCCCGGCTTTCTTTCACGTCGTACCAGTGTTTCTTCGGTATACTGCAGTTTATCGTGTTAGCCGCGTTCATGGAGCGAGATCTTAACTCTTGGCTTATTCATACTGGCTCAGAACTGTTTAGCGTGTTTTACGCG GGAGTAGTAGCATCGGGGATCGCATTTGCGGTACAAATATGGTGCATACAAAAAGGTGGCCCGGTTTTCGTAGCCTTGTATCAGCCGGTTCAAACCCTAGTTGTTGCGCTCATGGCTTCCGTTGCTTTAGGCGAAGAGTTCTATTTGGGAGG GATTATAGGGGCAATATTCATTATAATCGGATTGTATATGGTGTTGTGGGGAAAGAACGAAGAGAGGAAGTATTTGTTACAAAAGAACCCGCCATTGCTCCAGTCTCCGACAGACAACGACGTGCCAAGATCGTCGATTGTCCAACCTTTATTGTCTCAATCAAATGGAAATGTTTGA